Proteins found in one Pseudomonas mosselii genomic segment:
- the rnr gene encoding ribonuclease R: protein MADWQSLDPEAAREAEKYDNPIPSRELILQRLADRGEPAAREQLAEEFGLYEEDQIEALRRRLRAMERDGQLIYTRRGTYAPVDKLDLICGRVSGHRDGFGFLIPDDGSEDLFLSPAQMRLVFDGDRGLARVSGVDRRGRREGVLVEVISRAHESVVGRYFEEGGIGYVTPDNPKIQQEVLVTAGRNGGAKIGQFVSIKITHWPTPRFQPQGDVVEVIGNYMAPGMEIDIALRSYDIPHVWPKDVIKEARKFRSEVEEKDKEKRVDLRHLPFVTIDGEDARDFDDAVYCEPLGKLRLFSGGWRLYVAIADVSSYVRLGSALDVEAQQRGNSVYFPERVVPMLPEELSNGLCSLNPHVDRLAMVCEMTMNKAGQMVDYQFYEGVIHSHARLTYNKVSSMLEHARTREGKALREEYKEVLPDLKNLYNLYKVLVDARHTRGAIDFETQETRIIFGEDRKIDEIRPTVRNDAHKLIEECMLAANVATAEFLQKHNVPALYRVHDGPPPERLEKLRAFLGELGLTLHKGKDPSPKDYQQLLASIAGRPDFHLIQTVMLRSLSQAVYSVENNGHFGLNYEAYTHFTSPIRRYPDLLVHRAIRSVIRSKVDTPHVKRAGAMSIPKARIYPYDENTLEQMGEQCSMTERRADEATRDVVNWLKCEYMRDRVGETFPGVITAVTGFGLFIELTDIYVEGLVHVSALPGDYYHFDPVHHRLSGERSGRSFRLGDTVEVKVMRVDLEQRKIDFEMSEATVNAPVGRKSAAPVGKAAPEPAAAPEAKISPKPRSRKSETAEAYFPKDAVQRNAEVRKSREMKKALMSDAKHSAHAGGKAEKGAKSSGKTKHRKGSSKSGAPRKGKSKS from the coding sequence ATGGCCGATTGGCAATCCCTCGATCCCGAGGCCGCTCGCGAAGCGGAAAAATACGACAACCCCATCCCCAGCCGTGAGCTGATCCTGCAGCGCCTCGCCGACCGTGGCGAACCGGCTGCCCGTGAACAGCTGGCCGAAGAGTTCGGTCTTTATGAAGAAGACCAGATCGAAGCCCTGCGCCGCCGCCTGCGTGCCATGGAGCGCGATGGTCAGCTTATCTATACCCGGCGCGGCACCTATGCCCCGGTGGACAAGCTCGACCTGATCTGCGGCCGCGTATCCGGCCACCGTGATGGTTTCGGCTTCCTGATCCCCGATGACGGCAGCGAGGACCTGTTCCTCAGCCCGGCGCAGATGCGCCTGGTGTTCGACGGCGACCGCGGCCTGGCCCGGGTGTCCGGCGTCGACCGCCGTGGCCGGCGCGAAGGCGTGCTGGTCGAAGTCATCTCCCGCGCCCATGAAAGCGTGGTCGGCCGCTACTTCGAAGAAGGCGGCATCGGCTACGTGACCCCGGACAACCCCAAGATCCAGCAGGAAGTGCTGGTCACCGCCGGGCGCAACGGCGGCGCCAAGATCGGTCAGTTCGTGTCGATCAAGATCACCCACTGGCCAACCCCGCGCTTCCAGCCCCAGGGCGACGTGGTCGAGGTGATCGGCAACTACATGGCGCCGGGCATGGAGATCGACATTGCCCTGCGCAGCTATGACATTCCGCATGTCTGGCCGAAGGACGTGATCAAGGAAGCGCGCAAGTTCCGCTCCGAAGTCGAGGAGAAGGACAAGGAGAAGCGCGTCGACCTGCGCCACCTGCCGTTCGTCACCATCGACGGCGAGGATGCCCGCGACTTCGACGACGCCGTCTATTGCGAACCGCTGGGCAAGCTGCGCCTGTTCTCCGGCGGCTGGCGCCTGTACGTGGCGATCGCCGACGTCTCCAGCTATGTGCGCCTGGGCTCGGCCCTGGACGTCGAGGCCCAGCAGCGCGGCAACTCGGTGTACTTCCCCGAGCGCGTGGTGCCGATGCTCCCCGAGGAGCTGTCCAACGGCCTGTGCTCGCTGAACCCGCACGTCGATCGCCTGGCCATGGTCTGCGAAATGACCATGAACAAGGCCGGCCAGATGGTCGACTACCAGTTCTACGAAGGGGTTATCCACTCCCACGCGCGCCTGACCTACAACAAGGTCAGCAGCATGCTCGAGCATGCCCGCACCCGCGAGGGCAAGGCGCTGCGCGAGGAGTACAAGGAAGTCCTGCCGGACCTGAAGAACCTGTACAACCTGTACAAGGTGCTGGTCGATGCCCGTCACACCCGTGGCGCGATCGACTTCGAAACCCAGGAAACCCGGATCATCTTCGGCGAAGACCGCAAGATCGACGAAATTCGTCCGACGGTGCGCAACGATGCTCACAAGCTGATCGAGGAATGCATGCTGGCGGCCAACGTCGCCACCGCCGAATTCCTGCAGAAGCACAACGTGCCTGCGCTGTACCGCGTGCACGACGGTCCGCCGCCGGAACGCCTGGAAAAACTGCGCGCCTTCCTCGGCGAACTGGGCCTGACCCTGCACAAGGGCAAGGATCCATCGCCCAAGGACTACCAGCAACTGCTGGCGAGCATCGCCGGGCGTCCGGACTTCCACCTGATCCAGACCGTCATGCTGCGCTCGCTGAGCCAGGCGGTGTACAGCGTCGAGAACAACGGCCACTTCGGCCTGAACTACGAGGCCTACACCCACTTCACCTCGCCGATCCGCCGCTACCCGGACCTGCTGGTGCACCGCGCCATCCGCAGTGTGATCCGCTCCAAGGTCGACACCCCGCACGTCAAGCGTGCCGGCGCCATGAGCATCCCCAAGGCGCGCATCTACCCGTACGACGAGAACACCCTCGAGCAGATGGGCGAGCAGTGCTCGATGACCGAGCGCCGTGCCGACGAGGCCACCCGCGACGTGGTCAACTGGCTCAAGTGCGAGTACATGCGTGATCGCGTGGGCGAGACCTTCCCCGGCGTGATCACGGCGGTGACCGGTTTCGGCCTGTTCATCGAGTTGACCGACATCTACGTCGAAGGCCTGGTGCATGTCAGCGCCCTGCCGGGTGATTACTACCACTTCGATCCGGTACATCACCGTCTGTCGGGCGAGCGCAGTGGTCGCAGCTTCCGCCTGGGCGATACGGTCGAGGTCAAGGTCATGCGCGTCGATCTCGAGCAGCGCAAGATCGATTTCGAAATGTCCGAGGCCACCGTCAACGCGCCGGTCGGCCGCAAGTCCGCCGCGCCTGTCGGCAAGGCCGCGCCGGAGCCGGCAGCGGCGCCCGAGGCGAAGATCTCGCCCAAGCCGCGCAGCCGCAAGAGCGAAACCGCCGAGGCGTACTTCCCGAAAGACGCGGTGCAGCGCAACGCCGAGGTGCGCAAGAGTCGCGAGATGAAGAAGGCGCTGATGAGCGACGCCAAGCACAGCGCTCACGCCGGTGGCAAGGCGGAGAAGGGCGCCAAGTCGTCGGGCAAGACCAAGCATCGCAAGGGGTCGTCGAAGTCCGGCGCGCCACGTAAGGGCAAGAGCAAGTCATGA
- the rlmB gene encoding 23S rRNA (guanosine(2251)-2'-O)-methyltransferase RlmB: MSQLEKIYGVHAVQALLQHHPKRVKQIWLSEGRSEPRIQALLALAAENRVQVGQAERRELDAWVEGVHQGVVAEVSPSQVWGELMLEELLERTETPPLILVLDGVTDPHNLGACLRTADAAGATAVVVPKDKSATLTPVVRKVACGAAEVIPLVAVTNLARTLEKLQQRGLWVVGTAGEAEQEIYQQDLTGPLVMIMGAEGRGMRRLTREHCDFLVKLPMAGSVSSLNVSVATGVCLFEAVRQRQVKR; the protein is encoded by the coding sequence ATGAGTCAGCTGGAAAAGATCTACGGTGTGCATGCTGTGCAGGCGCTGCTGCAGCACCACCCCAAGCGCGTCAAGCAGATCTGGCTTTCCGAGGGGCGCAGCGAGCCGCGCATCCAGGCCTTGCTGGCCCTGGCCGCGGAAAACCGCGTCCAGGTCGGCCAGGCCGAGCGTCGTGAGCTCGACGCCTGGGTCGAGGGCGTGCACCAAGGCGTGGTCGCCGAGGTGAGCCCGAGCCAGGTCTGGGGCGAACTGATGCTCGAGGAACTGCTCGAGCGCACCGAGACGCCGCCGCTGATCCTGGTCCTGGACGGTGTCACCGACCCGCACAACCTCGGCGCCTGCCTGCGCACCGCCGATGCCGCCGGCGCCACGGCGGTGGTGGTGCCCAAGGACAAGTCGGCGACCCTGACGCCGGTGGTGCGCAAGGTGGCCTGCGGCGCCGCGGAAGTGATTCCGCTGGTGGCCGTGACCAACCTGGCCCGTACCCTGGAAAAACTCCAGCAGCGCGGTCTGTGGGTGGTTGGCACTGCCGGCGAGGCCGAGCAGGAGATTTACCAGCAGGACCTGACCGGCCCGCTGGTGATGATCATGGGCGCCGAAGGCAGGGGCATGCGCCGTCTGACCCGCGAGCACTGCGATTTCCTGGTCAAGCTGCCGATGGCGGGCAGCGTCAGCAGCCTGAACGTCTCGGTGGCGACCGGGGTGTGCCTGTTCGAGGCCGTGAGGCAGCGTCAGGTCAAGCGCTGA
- the rpsF gene encoding 30S ribosomal protein S6 — MRHYEIIFLVHPDQSEQVGGMVERYTKLIEEDGGKIHRLEDWGRRQLAYAINNVHKAHYVMLNVECTGKALAELEDNFRYNDAVIRNLVIRRDEAVTGPSEMLKAEENRSERRERRERPEHADGAEGDDSNDSDNSDNADE, encoded by the coding sequence ATGCGTCATTACGAAATCATCTTCCTGGTTCACCCGGACCAGAGCGAGCAAGTCGGCGGCATGGTTGAGCGTTACACCAAGCTGATCGAAGAAGACGGCGGCAAGATCCACCGTCTGGAAGACTGGGGCCGTCGTCAACTGGCCTACGCAATCAACAATGTTCACAAGGCTCACTACGTGATGCTGAACGTTGAGTGCACCGGCAAGGCCCTGGCCGAGCTGGAAGACAACTTCCGCTACAACGATGCCGTGATCCGTAACCTGGTCATCCGTCGTGACGAAGCCGTTACCGGCCCGTCCGAGATGCTCAAGGCCGAAGAGAACCGCAGCGAGCGCCGTGAGCGTCGCGAACGTCCTGAGCATGCTGATGGCGCCGAAGGCGACGACAGCAATGACAGCGACAACAGCGATAACGCTGACGAGTAA
- the rpsR gene encoding 30S ribosomal protein S18: protein MARFFRRRKFCRFTAEDVKEIDFKDLNTLKAYVSETGKIVPSRITGTKARYQRQLATAIKRARFLALLPYTDSHGR from the coding sequence ATGGCACGTTTCTTCCGTCGTCGTAAATTCTGCCGCTTCACTGCTGAAGACGTGAAAGAGATCGACTTCAAAGATCTCAACACCCTGAAAGCTTACGTATCCGAAACCGGCAAGATCGTTCCAAGCCGCATCACCGGTACCAAAGCTCGTTATCAGCGTCAGCTGGCTACCGCTATCAAGCGCGCCCGCTTCCTGGCCCTGCTGCCCTACACCGACAGCCACGGCCGCTGA
- a CDS encoding YybS family protein, whose product MRALASFIMRGRVQATLVVVISAVLPLLFWLSAAAGSLVFLRRGFKDASSIIAWGLLPAMVLAYFGELSTLLVLLGTLGLAALLRAGHSWTRVLLSSVALGLLYSLILDAVMRETFEVLAKALEKALPQIEGQPVLPGELIGPLLVASSAVMLQLFSLLALMLARYWQAALYNPGGFGREFRELRLPLVPMLVLVSLMVLGPFLGSPFIVLATASSLVLLLAGIALIHGLVAQGRLAGFWLVGMYVTLPLLMQLMYPLLVVLAIVDSLIDFRGRKSPSQGDDSANGEG is encoded by the coding sequence ATGCGAGCGTTGGCAAGTTTCATCATGCGCGGTCGTGTGCAGGCCACCCTCGTGGTGGTCATCAGCGCGGTACTGCCGCTGCTGTTCTGGTTGAGTGCCGCCGCCGGGAGCCTGGTGTTCCTGCGGCGCGGTTTCAAGGACGCGTCATCGATCATCGCCTGGGGCCTTTTGCCAGCGATGGTCCTGGCGTACTTCGGCGAACTGAGCACCTTGCTGGTGCTGTTGGGAACGCTGGGTCTGGCCGCCTTGTTGCGGGCCGGACATTCCTGGACCCGGGTGCTGCTGTCCAGTGTCGCATTAGGCTTGCTGTACAGCCTGATCCTGGACGCGGTGATGCGCGAGACCTTCGAGGTGCTGGCCAAGGCGCTTGAAAAAGCCCTGCCGCAGATCGAGGGCCAACCGGTACTACCTGGTGAGCTGATCGGCCCTTTGCTGGTCGCTTCCAGTGCGGTAATGCTGCAGCTGTTCAGCCTGCTGGCTCTGATGCTGGCGCGCTATTGGCAGGCGGCGTTGTACAACCCCGGCGGTTTCGGTCGCGAGTTTCGCGAGCTGAGGCTGCCACTGGTGCCAATGCTGGTGCTGGTGTCGTTGATGGTGCTCGGTCCGTTTCTCGGCTCGCCGTTCATCGTCCTCGCCACCGCCTCCAGCCTGGTGCTGCTGCTCGCTGGCATCGCCCTGATTCACGGGCTGGTGGCGCAAGGGCGACTGGCCGGGTTCTGGCTGGTGGGGATGTACGTGACGCTGCCGCTGCTCATGCAGCTGATGTATCCGTTGCTCGTGGTTTTGGCCATTGTCGACAGCCTGATTGATTTTCGCGGTCGCAAGTCCCCTTCACAGGGTGACGACTCCGCGAACGGTGAAGGTTAA
- the rplI gene encoding 50S ribosomal protein L9, producing the protein MELILLEKVANLGNLGDIVKVKSGYGRNFLLPFGKATVANAANKAAFEERRAELEKAAAEKKASAESRAAQLAELEVTITATAGDEGKLFGSIGTHDIADALTASGVEVAKAEVRLPNGTIRQVGEYDVAVHLHSDVEATVRVVVVAA; encoded by the coding sequence ATGGAACTGATCCTGCTGGAAAAAGTCGCCAACCTGGGCAACCTGGGCGACATCGTTAAAGTCAAGTCCGGCTACGGCCGTAACTTCCTGCTGCCGTTCGGCAAGGCCACCGTCGCCAACGCCGCCAACAAGGCCGCGTTCGAAGAGCGCCGCGCCGAGCTGGAAAAAGCCGCCGCAGAGAAGAAAGCTTCGGCTGAAAGCCGCGCTGCCCAACTGGCCGAGCTGGAAGTGACCATCACTGCCACCGCTGGCGACGAAGGCAAGCTGTTCGGTTCGATCGGCACCCACGACATCGCTGACGCCCTGACCGCCTCCGGCGTTGAAGTGGCCAAGGCTGAAGTTCGTCTGCCGAACGGCACCATCCGTCAGGTTGGCGAATACGACGTAGCCGTGCACCTGCACAGCGACGTTGAAGCCACTGTACGTGTGGTCGTCGTAGCTGCCTAA